The nucleotide window AATGCGATACTCTCCCGCTCTCATGCGGCGTTTGATTCGATCTTTCGCATAGTCTTGATGAAGTTGGTGATGTTGACTTTTTGAGGGTTCAAGTCCAAAGCTCATCAATCACTACGGCTGACCCACCAAACCGTCAGTCAGTCTCTTGCTTGCACGTGCTCTCCTGACCGTGCTGTGCACTGGCCCGAGCGCCAGAAGTAGGTCCTCGCTTAGAACGCAACGACTCGAAGCCAAAGCCGGATTCGGTTTAGGTAAGCTATTAAGTGGGTCAGACTTGGCGCGGTAAGGGAAGGTCGAGGCAGGGTTGCGCTGCAGGTTGGGGGCTGCCTGAGGTACGTACGGACACGAGAGGCACAGGTCTGTCGCAGCTGCTACCGCTCGAATAGAGGGAATACGCTGGAAGCAGAGTGAAGGattttttctttcttcctgcGCGAGCCAGGATGCGTAGGGCACCAGTGGGGGGACACGGGGGGGACCATtcgagcgagagagagagacacgTATGTCTAAGACACGCTGCTTGGTCTTCCGGTTCCTGCTCACTCTTTAGCCATGACGAACCTTGTGTGCACTACCTCAGCTGCTGCGAAGAATTTTCTCTACATAGGTACATAGTAGGTTGGCGCTACTAATGCTATGATTGAGCCTGTACATCAGCAGCTTTGTGCCGGTGCTGGACCGCCGTACACGGCTGAATCGTCTAAGCTCGAATTGTTGACTCTTTGACGAACCTGGGGGAGGCTACGGATACTTGTCTGCCCTCTCAGTCTCAGCAATCACATGCAAAGGCCAGTCAGTGAGTGTCAGTGTCCACTCCtcgtaggtaggtagtaaAAAAGGCAAAGACCATTCAACAACAGCGGGACGGGCGGGCATTTCCATCTAAATTCGCTGGCTAGTGGGGCTATTCCAGTTGCCTTCCATTGGAAACCACAAGCTGCACCCTCAACCCTTGTCTGTGACGTTCTTCCACGTTTTGCTTCCTCAacaactctctctctctctccctctctccttctcATTCTTTACTCCTTTACACCCTACCGATCCTCTTCTCTGCCTGTTTCATCCGCCCCGCGTTTCGACTGTGGCGCGCACAAAGGGACACTTCATCTCCAAACCTCTATTTAGACACTGGCGGCTCATGGACACTTTGAGCATCAGAACCACCCTCGCACAACGCCCTTACCGACCTCCTTGCGTGTGAATACCCTCAAGACCTGTCGGCAACTCAAATTGTTACAAGAATTACCCCCCCAACTAGAATGAGTTTCTCTACCGCTTCCGTCGCCAAAGATGCTGGTTCTCTGCGCCTGCGCCAGAGGCAGACCTTGTCTGATGGCAACAGCGAGGATTTAGACCCCTCAATCACCAAGGACGGCGAGACTGAAACGATCGAGGACTTGGAGcagaagcccaagaagacgtTTGGTCGAACCCCGGATGGCACAGGTAAGCTCCCCACGGCGAGCTTGCCGTCTCTCGTGTCTGCTGACGTCCGTCTGCCAGTCTTCACTGTACCTACGACCCATGACATGGTGTCGCAGCTGCTTGACCCGAGACAGCCCAAGAACCTCTCTGACGTGCTCGTTCtggccatcctcgcccttcAAATCAGCGCGGCCTACTACCTCCCCAGCAACCTGAAGCGCCCCATCTTCGCCCTCGTGTTCCTTTTCTGGCGCGCCGCCTACAACATCGGCATCGGCTACCTCCTCACCATCCAGTCCAAACATCGTAGGCTGGAGACGTGGGCCGCGAGATGGAAGCTCTTTGAGCATCCCGGTTCCGGCAAGCAGCCCCGGCCCTGGCTCTACAACATGCTCAAGCGCGAGCTCGAGACAAAGATCCCCGAGGACTACGAGTTCGAAAAGGCCCCAATGGAGTACAACACCTGGCTCGTCTTCCGCCGTGTTGTCGATCTGATTCTCATGTGTGACTTTGTGTCCTACTGCCTCTTTGCCATGATCTGTGGCCACACCCCCGAGGGCGAGAATGTGTtggtcggcgtcggtcggTGGTCCATCGGCATTCTCCTGGTTCTCTTCAACCTCTGGGTCAAGCTCGATGCCCATCGTGTCGTCAAAGACTACGCCTGGTACTGGGGTGACTTCTTTTacctcgtcgaccaggaGCTGACCTTTGACGGCGTCTTCGAGATGGCACCTCATCCCATGTACTCGATTGGCTATGCCGGTTACTACGGCATCTCCATGATGGCCGCGAGTTACGAGGTCCtcttcatctccatcatTGCCCACCTCGCCCAGTTTGCCTTCCTGGTGATTGTCGAGAACCCGCACATTGAAAAGACGTACAACCCGCCTGCCCCTCGCAAGCGGGTCGCTTCGACGCCCATCAGCGGTCAGCCGGAGCTTGTCGCCATCAAGTCGTCAGACACTGAGGATATTTTGGTTGACCAAGCCTCCGTCTCCCCGGAGCTGGCGTCCCAAGAGGCGCCGCCCCAGGTGCACAACTTGATTGGCCTGAGCAACATCGATCTGTTCCGCATCACGGACACCTCCGTCTTGCTGCTCGGCTTCTACCTGGCAGTCCTGACCCTGGTCACGCCGTCAACCCCGCTGTACCAGGTCCTCTTCGTTCTGCATGCTCTGTTCTGGCGCGTTTGGTATCacctgggcctcggcgccatccTCGCGTGGCAGTCGCGCAACAAATTTTGGACGAGGCACTTTCTCAAGTACGGCGAGAGTCACACCGAGGCCTGGAACCAATGGAAGGGCATGTACCACCTCAGCTTGGTTATGGTGACGGGCTCCTTCATGGCGGCGTGCTGGAAAATGTACTCACCGCCCGAAGACTGGGCCTACGGATGGGTCCTTCTCAAGCACGTCGTTGGAGCCGGCCTTGT belongs to Colletotrichum higginsianum IMI 349063 chromosome 5, whole genome shotgun sequence and includes:
- a CDS encoding Phosphatidylethanolamine N-methyltransferase, which translates into the protein MSFSTASVAKDAGSLRLRQRQTLSDGNSEDLDPSITKDGETETIEDLEQKPKKTFGRTPDGTVFTVPTTHDMVSQLLDPRQPKNLSDVLVLAILALQISAAYYLPSNLKRPIFALVFLFWRAAYNIGIGYLLTIQSKHRRLETWAARWKLFEHPGSGKQPRPWLYNMLKRELETKIPEDYEFEKAPMEYNTWLVFRRVVDLILMCDFVSYCLFAMICGHTPEGENVLVGVGRWSIGILLVLFNLWVKLDAHRVVKDYAWYWGDFFYLVDQELTFDGVFEMAPHPMYSIGYAGYYGISMMAASYEVLFISIIAHLAQFAFLVIVENPHIEKTYNPPAPRKRVASTPISGQPELVAIKSSDTEDILVDQASVSPELASQEAPPQVHNLIGLSNIDLFRITDTSVLLLGFYLAVLTLVTPSTPLYQVLFVLHALFWRVWYHLGLGAILAWQSRNKFWTRHFLKYGESHTEAWNQWKGMYHLSLVMVTGSFMAACWKMYSPPEDWAYGWVLLKHVVGAGLVALQIWTAASVYESLGEFGWFYGDFFYDSTARLTYKSIYRFLNNPERIFGTAGLWGSALITWSRAIFIMALVSQLFTLGFINFIEKPHMQKTYGRGLRQEAGLTKFIKRSLPPPVQGWQRGVDKVIDDTAQFIEEFLDTARPKFASGIKTFVRDTSALFNKYPARLTVTRLSPDLAGLDPKFYSLSVEGTPSSHSAVNERATGKESVTARFHRGAETLMFDYGSPLKVKWRAPAKHDSKDWIGLYMVTDNRSREVTEVSSLGRWVPTTPGIYDAATADKAILVPDRPVKRQDPSDPDLVEGEVIFEGDRLWWTQGVFEFRYHHAGAHHVMTISQPFEIRIGKFDEDDVEVDANGMYEKAVEQALLPLVQNCCDRDPDIAPTTVDEAFGGYVERDGKYAKRIVYAIHQMFGIEFAPAIVPADGNVKKMAWRICNAKQVLFVAFQGKYYSHEV